The following are from one region of the Azospirillum sp. B510 genome:
- a CDS encoding ATP-binding protein, producing the protein MGDGSGIERAGVVRIGVGTRLFGALAFNGLVAFLIGLGAYIAFDGLHAGITKVTSEQFPAVVASAKLERQHQRIMRTLEQLALSNENFGRETIKQGLADQLNGYDRLLAEMEPADGRQAQRIAGLKLQRDEILRLRDAIDRGVTARIAARRALAERTRDVRRMADALAEPALRGVEDAGVQRWLAMAERLLFLIASVHQAENSFALARLADSAVAQLAALNAAVPAGVSDGFPPDGVSDRLLRLVEAMRSVVEGDRSVFRQRQAELQASEMLNGLVDRANQVSLVNTGLNTGIFVEQTKAAEESRQRIIEVSTTYTRLFFASVGVVVLGMVLSVLYVRRKVLARLWAVSEAIRDRTGGGRAEVPVTGADEIGQLARALRFYIQETEDKSAALSRNEQWLRTVLEVAPVPLVISGRADGQIRFVNRRAADLFEAAAAAELLGRPAASVWSVPQVRDEFVRDVFASGLALDVETELVTRTGRRLWGLLSGIAFEFQGEEVLLSSVVDITRRREAEELLRRTRAFLDAVIDNVPSVLYVLEGDTGRVVLWNRAAEDCFATRRADIGDRTLAEVLGPETGRALAGGDPGAMRSLGMEELVLPRNGENAVFALQRHPFEWSGDGRCRIICVANDITASRRAREELRQAKERAERADAAKTEFLATVSHEMRTPLNGILGLCRLLLTGRLESGERRYAMSIMRCGHGLLDQVNDILDLRKIEDGKLELDPAPCALLPVLEEVVATVEGLANEKGIGLGLDIAPAVPALVVVDRQRLRQILVNLVGNAVKFTERGGVDLRVDIETAPEHSGSGMIGERLRLAVRDTGIGVPADRRAAIFEKLEQADSTIARRFGGSGLGLAIVRHLLDAMQGSIRVDSVEGLGSVFTVTIPLLRVEEPALPARPGRLLPIDRVRSLALLLVEDDAINREVALGLLSDAGHRVTIAETGERALELASRRRFDAVLLDIRLPDIEGPEVARRIRALADADRAAVPIVAVTANVFAADRARYIAAGIDAVIEKPIFPERLMHLLSNAVASRSDEASVPSTGGETDEPPAHPPVVEEDVNREVLERYIRSLGPARFATIRGLLLDSAEEGLPRLTAVDAADEEIEDIAHRLAGAASHFGLTGFVGLMRAVEDGMREGRRAEAQDLAATAEAAFARALAAMDAVRELLEGG; encoded by the coding sequence ATGGGTGACGGGTCCGGGATCGAGCGGGCCGGGGTGGTCAGGATTGGCGTCGGCACGCGGCTGTTCGGCGCGCTCGCCTTCAACGGGCTGGTCGCCTTCCTGATCGGGCTCGGCGCCTATATCGCCTTCGACGGGCTGCATGCCGGCATCACCAAGGTCACCTCCGAACAGTTCCCGGCGGTCGTCGCCTCGGCCAAGCTGGAACGCCAGCACCAGCGGATCATGCGGACCCTGGAACAATTGGCTCTGTCGAACGAGAATTTCGGACGCGAAACGATCAAGCAGGGGTTGGCCGACCAGCTGAACGGCTATGACCGGCTGCTGGCGGAGATGGAGCCGGCCGACGGCCGGCAGGCCCAGCGGATCGCCGGGCTGAAGTTGCAGCGCGACGAGATCCTGCGGCTGCGCGATGCCATCGACCGTGGCGTGACCGCCCGCATCGCCGCCCGCCGCGCCCTGGCCGAGCGCACCCGCGACGTGCGGCGGATGGCCGACGCCCTGGCCGAACCCGCCTTGCGCGGGGTGGAGGATGCCGGCGTCCAGCGCTGGCTGGCGATGGCCGAACGGCTGCTGTTCCTGATCGCGTCGGTCCATCAGGCGGAGAACAGCTTCGCCCTGGCCCGGCTGGCCGACAGCGCCGTGGCGCAACTGGCGGCGCTGAACGCGGCGGTGCCGGCCGGCGTGTCCGATGGCTTCCCGCCCGATGGCGTGTCGGACCGGCTGCTGCGGCTGGTCGAGGCCATGCGTTCGGTGGTGGAGGGCGACCGCTCGGTCTTCCGCCAGCGGCAGGCGGAGTTGCAGGCGTCGGAGATGCTGAACGGGCTGGTCGACCGCGCCAATCAGGTGTCGCTGGTCAACACCGGCCTGAACACCGGCATCTTCGTCGAACAGACCAAGGCGGCGGAGGAAAGCCGTCAGCGGATCATCGAGGTGTCGACCACCTACACCCGCCTGTTCTTCGCCTCGGTCGGGGTGGTGGTGCTGGGGATGGTGCTCTCCGTGCTGTATGTCCGGCGCAAGGTGCTGGCCCGGCTGTGGGCGGTCAGCGAGGCGATCCGCGACCGCACCGGCGGCGGCCGGGCCGAGGTGCCGGTGACCGGCGCCGACGAGATCGGCCAGCTGGCCCGCGCCCTGCGTTTTTACATCCAGGAGACCGAGGACAAGAGCGCGGCCCTCAGCCGCAACGAACAATGGCTGCGTACGGTGCTGGAGGTGGCCCCGGTGCCGCTGGTGATCTCCGGGCGGGCCGACGGCCAGATCCGCTTCGTCAACCGCCGCGCCGCCGACCTGTTCGAGGCGGCGGCGGCGGCCGAGCTGCTGGGCCGTCCCGCCGCCAGCGTCTGGTCCGTCCCGCAGGTGCGCGACGAGTTCGTCCGCGATGTCTTCGCCAGCGGCCTCGCCCTCGATGTCGAGACCGAGCTGGTGACCCGCACCGGCCGCCGGCTGTGGGGCCTGCTGTCCGGCATCGCCTTCGAGTTCCAGGGGGAGGAGGTGCTGCTCAGCTCGGTCGTCGACATCACCCGCCGCCGCGAGGCGGAGGAACTGCTGCGCCGGACCCGGGCCTTCCTCGACGCGGTCATCGACAATGTGCCGAGCGTGCTCTATGTGCTGGAGGGCGATACCGGCCGCGTCGTCCTGTGGAACCGCGCGGCGGAGGATTGTTTCGCCACCCGCCGCGCCGATATCGGTGACCGCACGCTGGCCGAGGTGCTGGGGCCGGAGACCGGGCGGGCGCTGGCCGGCGGCGATCCCGGCGCCATGCGCTCGCTGGGGATGGAGGAGCTGGTGCTGCCCCGCAACGGCGAGAACGCCGTGTTCGCCTTGCAGCGCCATCCTTTCGAATGGTCGGGCGACGGGCGCTGCCGCATCATCTGCGTCGCCAACGACATCACCGCCTCGCGCCGGGCGCGCGAGGAGCTGCGGCAGGCCAAGGAGCGGGCGGAGCGCGCCGACGCCGCCAAGACGGAGTTCCTCGCCACCGTCAGCCACGAGATGCGCACGCCGCTGAACGGCATCCTCGGCCTGTGCCGGCTTCTGCTGACCGGCCGGCTGGAGTCCGGCGAGCGGCGCTATGCCATGTCGATCATGCGCTGCGGCCACGGGCTGCTCGATCAGGTCAATGACATCCTCGACCTGCGCAAGATCGAGGATGGCAAGCTGGAGCTGGATCCCGCCCCCTGCGCCCTGCTGCCGGTGCTGGAGGAGGTCGTTGCGACCGTGGAAGGACTGGCGAACGAGAAGGGGATCGGCCTCGGCCTCGACATCGCGCCGGCGGTCCCGGCGCTGGTGGTGGTCGACCGTCAGCGGTTGCGGCAAATCCTGGTGAACCTCGTCGGCAACGCGGTGAAGTTCACCGAACGCGGTGGGGTGGATCTGCGCGTCGATATCGAAACGGCACCGGAACATTCCGGAAGCGGGATGATTGGCGAGAGGCTGCGTCTGGCCGTGCGCGACACCGGGATCGGCGTGCCGGCCGACCGCCGCGCCGCCATCTTCGAGAAGCTGGAGCAGGCGGATTCCACCATCGCCCGGCGCTTCGGCGGCAGTGGGCTGGGCCTGGCCATCGTGCGGCATCTGCTCGACGCCATGCAGGGCAGCATCCGGGTGGACAGCGTCGAGGGGTTGGGCAGCGTCTTCACCGTCACCATTCCCCTGCTGCGGGTGGAGGAGCCGGCCTTGCCGGCGCGGCCCGGCCGGCTGCTGCCGATCGACCGGGTGCGGTCGCTGGCCCTGTTGCTGGTGGAGGATGATGCGATCAACCGCGAGGTGGCGCTGGGCCTGTTGTCCGATGCCGGCCACCGCGTCACCATCGCCGAAACCGGGGAGCGGGCGCTGGAGCTGGCGAGCCGGCGCCGCTTCGATGCCGTCCTGCTGGACATCCGGCTTCCCGACATCGAGGGGCCGGAGGTGGCGCGCCGCATCCGCGCCCTGGCGGATGCCGACCGCGCGGCGGTGCCGATCGTCGCGGTGACCGCCAACGTCTTCGCCGCCGACCGCGCCCGCTACATCGCCGCCGGCATCGATGCGGTGATCGAGAAGCCGATCTTCCCGGAACGGCTGATGCACCTGTTGTCGAACGCCGTCGCGTCGCGGTCCGACGAGGCCTCCGTCCCGTCCACCGGGGGGGAGACGGACGAGCCGCCCGCCCATCCGCCGGTGGTCGAGGAGGACGTCAACCGGGAGGTGCTGGAGCGTTACATCCGCTCCCTCGGCCCGGCGCGCTTCGCCACCATCCGCGGGCTGCTGCTGGATTCGGCGGAGGAGGGGCTGCCCCGCCTGACCGCCGTCGATGCCGCGGATGAGGAGATCGAGGACATCGCCCACCGGCTCGCCGGCGCCGCCAGCCATTTCGGCCTGACCGGCTTCGTCGGCCTGATGCGCGCGGTCGAGGACGGCATGCGCGAAGGCCGCCGCGCCGAGGCCCAGGACCTCGCGGCGACGGCGGAAGCCGCCTTCGCCCGCGCCCTCGCGGCGATGGACGCGGTGCGCGAGCTGTTGGAGGGGGGCTGA
- a CDS encoding amino acid ABC transporter substrate-binding protein encodes MKPVAAAVGLLLALHPVPPADAAPPDTISARATDRPVLAEIERRGVVRCGVSFNPGFAANDDGGRPVGFMVDLCRALAAAVLGKADAIEIRRLSKPQEFDAVAAGEVDVSFAQTSWTLTRDVTHAVDFGPPVFYDVQGIAAWRLPDGGSALDGGELTVCMPAGTTTQAEMESLIAGGKRPWKLRSFPGWPDALEAFLSRDCAALGADRAQLTTALHMLGLPPDSLEITDAPLASREPLAPMTPNSDRNWMAAVRWTMFALFLADDAGVSGANANFQRITGGSEMRRLLSGIPEVAAKAGLRPDWAYQAVVQVGNYGEIFDRNLGARSPFKLERGLNRPWTQGGLLYAPVFQ; translated from the coding sequence ATGAAGCCTGTCGCCGCCGCGGTCGGCCTGCTGCTGGCTCTGCATCCGGTGCCGCCCGCCGACGCGGCGCCGCCCGACACCATCTCCGCCCGCGCCACCGACCGGCCGGTCCTGGCGGAGATCGAGCGGCGCGGGGTGGTGCGCTGCGGGGTGTCCTTCAATCCCGGCTTCGCCGCCAACGACGACGGTGGGCGGCCGGTCGGCTTCATGGTCGATCTATGCCGGGCGCTGGCCGCCGCCGTCCTGGGCAAGGCCGACGCCATCGAGATCCGCCGGCTGTCGAAGCCGCAGGAATTCGATGCCGTGGCCGCCGGCGAGGTCGATGTCTCCTTCGCCCAGACCTCCTGGACACTGACGCGGGACGTCACCCATGCCGTCGATTTCGGGCCGCCGGTCTTCTACGACGTGCAGGGGATCGCCGCATGGCGGCTGCCCGACGGCGGGTCGGCGCTCGATGGCGGCGAGTTGACGGTCTGCATGCCGGCCGGCACCACCACCCAGGCCGAGATGGAATCGCTGATCGCCGGGGGAAAGCGCCCATGGAAGCTCCGCAGCTTCCCCGGCTGGCCCGACGCGCTGGAAGCCTTCCTCAGCCGCGATTGCGCCGCGCTCGGCGCCGACCGCGCCCAATTGACCACGGCGTTGCACATGCTGGGCCTGCCGCCGGACTCGCTGGAGATCACCGACGCGCCGCTCGCTTCGCGCGAACCGCTGGCACCGATGACCCCGAACAGCGACCGCAATTGGATGGCGGCGGTGCGCTGGACCATGTTCGCCCTGTTCCTGGCCGATGATGCCGGGGTTTCCGGCGCCAACGCCAATTTCCAGCGCATCACCGGCGGCAGCGAGATGCGGCGCCTGCTGTCCGGCATCCCGGAGGTGGCGGCGAAGGCCGGCCTGCGCCCGGACTGGGCCTATCAGGCGGTGGTGCAGGTCGGGAATTACGGCGAGATCTTCGACCGCAACCTCGGCGCCCGCTCCCCCTTCAAGCTGGAGCGCGGCCTGAACCGGCCTTGGACCCAGGGCGGACTGCTCTACGCCCCGGTGTTCCAGTAA
- a CDS encoding MFS transporter, whose amino-acid sequence MAYAASTGDAVRPMTGEEKKVIFASSLGTVFEWYDFYLYGSLSAVIAAQFFSGVNPTAGFIFALMAFAAGFAVRPFGALVFGRLGDMIGRKYTFLVTILIMGLSTFIVGILPNYASIGIAAPIILIALRLLQGLALGGEYGGAATYVAEHAPHGRRGNYTSWIQTTATLGLFLSLLVILGCRVSVSPEDFNAWGWRIPFLISIALLGVSVWIRLMLNESPAFKKMKEEGKHSKAPLTESFGQWKNLKIVLLALFGLVAGQAVVWYTGQFYALFFLTQTLKVDAQAANLMIAAALLIGTPFFVIFGSLADRIGRKPIIMAGLLLACLTYFPLFKGITHYANPALEEAIATAPVVVVADPNECSFQFNPVGTSQFTSSCDIAKSALVRRGIPYTNEAAPAGTVASITVGSTVIPSYSAVPQAGTTVSLSHGPATAATPTDAKAAGAAFDKGLGDALKAANYPAKADPARIDAVMVIALLTVLVIYVTMVYGPIAAMLVEMFPTRIRYTSMSLPYHIGNGWFGGFLPTTSFAIVAATGDIYSGLWYPIVIAAATLVIGLLFVRETKDVDIYQHD is encoded by the coding sequence ATGGCCTATGCGGCTTCGACGGGAGACGCCGTCCGACCGATGACGGGCGAGGAGAAGAAGGTCATCTTCGCTTCGTCGCTCGGAACGGTGTTCGAGTGGTACGACTTCTATCTCTACGGCTCGCTCAGCGCGGTCATCGCCGCGCAGTTCTTTTCCGGCGTCAATCCGACGGCGGGCTTCATCTTCGCGCTGATGGCGTTTGCCGCCGGCTTCGCGGTCCGGCCCTTCGGCGCGCTGGTCTTCGGCCGCCTCGGCGACATGATCGGCCGCAAATACACCTTCCTGGTCACCATCCTGATCATGGGCCTGTCGACCTTCATCGTCGGCATCCTGCCCAACTACGCCTCCATCGGCATCGCCGCCCCGATCATCCTGATCGCCCTGCGCCTGCTCCAGGGCCTGGCGCTGGGCGGCGAATATGGCGGTGCCGCCACCTATGTCGCCGAACATGCCCCGCATGGCCGCCGCGGCAACTACACCTCCTGGATCCAGACCACGGCGACGCTCGGCCTGTTCCTGTCGCTGCTGGTGATCCTGGGCTGCCGGGTGTCGGTGTCGCCGGAGGATTTCAACGCCTGGGGCTGGCGCATCCCGTTCCTGATCTCCATCGCCCTGCTCGGCGTCTCGGTGTGGATCCGGCTGATGCTGAACGAATCGCCCGCCTTCAAGAAGATGAAGGAGGAGGGCAAGCATTCCAAGGCGCCGCTGACCGAGTCCTTCGGCCAGTGGAAGAACCTGAAGATCGTCCTGCTCGCCCTGTTCGGCCTCGTCGCTGGTCAGGCGGTGGTCTGGTATACCGGCCAGTTCTATGCCCTGTTCTTCCTGACCCAGACGCTGAAGGTCGATGCCCAGGCCGCCAACCTGATGATCGCGGCGGCTTTGCTGATCGGCACGCCCTTCTTCGTCATCTTCGGCTCGCTGGCCGACCGGATCGGCCGCAAGCCGATCATCATGGCCGGGCTGCTGCTGGCCTGCCTGACCTATTTCCCGCTGTTCAAGGGGATCACCCACTACGCCAACCCGGCGCTGGAAGAGGCCATCGCCACCGCCCCGGTCGTCGTGGTCGCCGATCCGAACGAGTGTTCGTTCCAGTTCAACCCGGTCGGCACCAGCCAGTTCACCAGCTCGTGCGACATCGCCAAGAGCGCCCTGGTGCGGCGCGGCATCCCCTACACCAACGAGGCCGCCCCGGCCGGCACCGTGGCGTCGATCACGGTCGGCAGCACGGTCATTCCCAGCTATTCGGCCGTGCCGCAGGCCGGCACCACCGTGTCACTGAGCCATGGCCCGGCGACCGCCGCCACACCGACCGATGCCAAGGCCGCCGGTGCCGCCTTCGACAAGGGTCTGGGCGACGCGCTGAAGGCCGCCAACTATCCGGCCAAGGCCGATCCGGCCCGCATCGACGCGGTGATGGTCATCGCCCTGCTGACGGTGCTGGTCATCTATGTGACCATGGTCTACGGCCCGATCGCCGCCATGCTGGTGGAGATGTTCCCGACCCGCATCCGCTACACCTCGATGTCGCTGCCCTACCATATCGGCAACGGCTGGTTCGGCGGCTTCCTGCCGACCACCTCCTTCGCCATCGTGGCGGCCACCGGCGACATCTATTCCGGCCTCTGGTACCCGATCGTCATCGCCGCCGCGACGCTGGTGATCGGCCTGCTGTTCGTCCGCGAAACCAAGGACGTGGACATCTACCAGCACGATTGA
- a CDS encoding hybrid sensor histidine kinase/response regulator: MESWFILAASLAYLLSLFAIAWYGDRTGTQGGGKQGGDRRTPWLYALSFGVYCTSWTFYGAVGRAATGGFYFLPIYIGPILMIGLGWPVLARIVRVAKSENVVSISDFLSARYGKSRGLAALVTIAAVIGLLPYIALQLKAISVSFEILAGASLGTDLSQMPGGTALMAALLMAAFAILFGVRSVSANEHHRGLMMAIAAESVVKLAAALGVGGAIAVSVFGDPATFVDAAIRNPGFLEMIRLDSIGTDWWVACLLSGLAILCLPRQFHVAVVENTHGGDVRSSAKLFPAYLVAINLFVLPVALAGLMLFPDGTTNADTFMVSIPLSQGWPWLALAAFIGGLSAATSMILVEMVALSTMICNDIAVPLLMALRPDDRRLRDNPAGILLLVRRSAVIVLVLLSYGCYRLIGPAFPLATIGMMSFTAVAQFAPALLGGLVWSRASRSGAFAGICAGFLGWAYTMLLPSFADAGWLASSALREGPFGLTGLSPVALAGIAGIDPLTNAALWSLGPNILLFVLVSLLTRPSTLERQQAARFISLRRSTDGEPHGPRGATLADLHDLAMRYVGQPRADAAFRRFTGVADGDLRTALLMRTDGEAIQLTERLLAGAVGSASARVVVAGLLSDRRLSRTDARSIIDEASRAILKQHELLRATVENVPQGIAVFDEDWRVATWNNQFVVLLELPDGFVQVGTSLQDIVGLIARRGEYGRDGEIETLLERRSDPRRRNRPDVYERVRPDGTVLEIATNPMPGSTPGRGGFVAVYTDVTERHRAAAALREANETLERRIAERTHALSEAKAEAERANRGKTRFLAAASHDLLQPLHAARLFLSALAERNGDSAIRQIDASLRSVETILGDLLDVSKIDSGVVKPNPVPMRIEELLKPLGEEFTVLASRHGLGLRVVDCSATVRSDPTLLRRILQNYLANAVRYTRTGRILLGCRRRGGMLSIEVWDTGPGIPEHKVPEIFMEFRQLDHDGDDRGDRGKGLGLGLAIVERLAGILGHSVQVRSHVGRGSAFSVLVPLTDEPVAARAVVVRPRGRDLSGVLVLCLENEPAIARATEDLLSSWSCRVVTAVAPDLALAALGGRVPDVILSDYHLDRSLTGVEALRTLRGSLGSDIPAAVVTADRDPAVREDIEAAGCRLLYKPVRPGALRALLGQLLAEGQRMAG; the protein is encoded by the coding sequence ATGGAAAGCTGGTTCATCCTGGCCGCGTCGCTGGCCTATCTGCTGTCCTTGTTCGCCATCGCCTGGTACGGCGACCGCACCGGCACGCAGGGGGGCGGCAAGCAGGGCGGCGACCGGCGCACGCCCTGGCTCTACGCGCTCAGTTTTGGCGTCTATTGCACCTCCTGGACCTTCTATGGCGCGGTCGGCCGGGCGGCGACCGGCGGCTTCTATTTCCTGCCGATCTATATCGGGCCGATCCTGATGATCGGGCTGGGCTGGCCGGTGCTGGCCCGCATCGTCCGCGTCGCGAAATCCGAGAATGTCGTCTCGATCTCCGACTTCCTGTCCGCCCGCTACGGCAAGAGCCGCGGGCTGGCCGCCCTCGTCACCATCGCCGCGGTGATCGGGCTCCTGCCCTACATCGCCCTGCAATTGAAGGCGATCAGCGTCAGCTTCGAAATCCTGGCCGGCGCCTCGCTCGGCACCGATCTCAGCCAGATGCCGGGCGGGACGGCGCTGATGGCGGCATTGCTGATGGCGGCCTTCGCCATCCTGTTCGGCGTGCGCAGCGTGTCGGCCAACGAGCATCACCGCGGCCTGATGATGGCCATCGCCGCCGAATCGGTGGTGAAGCTGGCGGCGGCGCTCGGGGTCGGCGGCGCCATCGCCGTATCCGTCTTCGGCGACCCGGCGACCTTCGTCGATGCCGCCATCCGCAATCCGGGCTTCCTGGAGATGATCCGGCTGGACAGCATCGGCACCGACTGGTGGGTCGCCTGCCTGCTGTCCGGGCTGGCGATCCTCTGCCTGCCGCGCCAGTTCCATGTCGCGGTGGTGGAGAACACCCATGGCGGCGACGTGCGCTCGTCGGCGAAGCTGTTCCCGGCCTATCTGGTCGCCATCAACCTGTTCGTGCTGCCGGTGGCGCTGGCCGGGCTGATGCTGTTCCCCGACGGCACCACCAACGCCGACACCTTCATGGTCTCCATCCCCCTGAGCCAGGGCTGGCCATGGCTGGCGCTGGCCGCCTTCATCGGCGGGCTGTCGGCCGCCACCAGCATGATCCTGGTGGAGATGGTGGCGCTCAGCACCATGATCTGCAACGACATCGCCGTCCCGCTGCTGATGGCGCTGCGCCCCGACGACCGGCGGCTGCGCGATAATCCGGCCGGCATCCTGCTGCTGGTGCGGCGGTCGGCGGTGATCGTGCTGGTCCTGCTGTCCTATGGCTGCTATCGGCTGATCGGTCCGGCCTTTCCGCTGGCGACCATCGGCATGATGAGCTTCACCGCGGTGGCGCAGTTCGCCCCCGCCCTGCTCGGCGGCCTGGTCTGGAGCCGGGCCAGCCGCAGCGGCGCCTTCGCCGGCATCTGCGCCGGCTTCCTCGGCTGGGCCTACACCATGCTGCTGCCCTCCTTCGCCGACGCCGGCTGGCTGGCCTCCAGCGCGCTGCGCGAGGGGCCGTTCGGCCTGACCGGGCTCAGTCCGGTGGCGCTGGCCGGCATCGCCGGCATCGACCCGCTGACCAACGCCGCGCTGTGGAGCCTGGGGCCGAACATCCTGCTGTTCGTCCTGGTGTCGCTGCTGACCCGCCCCTCGACCCTGGAGCGCCAGCAAGCCGCCCGCTTCATCAGCCTGCGCCGTTCGACCGACGGCGAGCCGCACGGGCCGCGCGGCGCCACGCTGGCCGATCTGCACGACCTCGCCATGCGCTATGTCGGGCAGCCGCGCGCCGACGCCGCCTTCCGCCGCTTCACCGGGGTTGCCGACGGCGACCTGCGCACCGCGCTCCTGATGCGCACCGACGGCGAGGCGATCCAGCTGACCGAACGGCTGCTCGCCGGGGCCGTCGGCTCGGCCTCGGCCCGCGTGGTGGTGGCGGGGCTGCTGTCCGACCGCCGGCTGTCGCGTACCGACGCCCGCTCCATCATCGACGAGGCGTCGCGCGCCATCCTGAAGCAGCATGAGCTGCTGCGCGCCACGGTGGAGAATGTGCCGCAGGGCATCGCCGTGTTCGACGAGGATTGGCGCGTCGCCACCTGGAACAACCAGTTCGTCGTCCTGCTGGAACTGCCGGACGGCTTCGTCCAGGTCGGCACCTCGCTCCAGGACATCGTCGGGCTGATCGCCCGGCGCGGCGAATATGGCCGCGACGGCGAGATCGAGACGCTGCTGGAACGCCGCTCCGACCCGCGCCGCCGCAACCGGCCCGACGTCTATGAGCGGGTGCGGCCCGACGGCACGGTGCTGGAGATCGCCACCAACCCGATGCCGGGATCGACGCCCGGACGGGGGGGATTCGTCGCCGTCTACACCGACGTCACCGAACGCCACCGCGCCGCCGCCGCCCTGCGCGAGGCCAACGAGACGCTGGAACGCCGCATCGCGGAACGCACCCACGCCCTGTCGGAGGCGAAGGCGGAGGCCGAACGCGCCAACCGCGGCAAGACCCGCTTCCTCGCCGCCGCCAGCCATGACCTGCTCCAGCCGCTGCACGCCGCACGCCTGTTCCTGTCCGCCCTGGCGGAGCGCAACGGCGACAGCGCCATCCGCCAGATCGACGCCTCGCTGCGCTCGGTCGAGACCATCCTGGGCGATCTGCTCGACGTCTCCAAGATCGACAGCGGCGTCGTCAAGCCGAACCCGGTGCCGATGCGGATCGAGGAGTTGCTGAAGCCGCTGGGCGAGGAATTCACCGTGCTGGCCAGCCGGCACGGGCTCGGGCTGCGGGTGGTCGATTGCTCCGCCACCGTGCGCAGCGACCCCACCCTGCTGCGGCGCATCCTGCAAAACTACCTCGCCAACGCCGTGCGCTACACCCGCACCGGCCGAATCCTGCTGGGCTGCCGCCGCCGGGGCGGCATGCTGTCCATCGAGGTGTGGGACACCGGCCCCGGCATCCCCGAACACAAGGTGCCGGAAATCTTCATGGAGTTCCGCCAGCTCGACCATGACGGCGACGACCGCGGCGACCGCGGCAAGGGGCTGGGCCTCGGCCTCGCCATCGTCGAGCGGCTGGCCGGCATCCTCGGCCACAGCGTCCAGGTGCGCTCCCACGTCGGGCGGGGCAGCGCCTTCTCCGTGCTGGTGCCGCTGACCGACGAACCGGTCGCCGCCCGCGCCGTGGTGGTCCGCCCGCGCGGCCGTGACCTGAGCGGCGTGCTGGTGCTCTGCCTGGAGAACGAGCCGGCGATCGCCCGCGCCACCGAGGATCTGCTGTCGAGCTGGTCCTGCCGCGTCGTCACCGCCGTCGCCCCCGACCTCGCCCTGGCGGCGCTGGGCGGACGCGTCCCCGACGTGATCCTGAGCGACTACCATCTCGACCGCAGCCTGACCGGGGTGGAGGCGCTGCGGACCCTGCGCGGCTCCCTGGGCAGCGACATCCCCGCCGCCGTCGTCACCGCCGACCGCGACCCGGCCGTGCGCGAGGACATCGAGGCGGCGGGCTGCCGCCTGCTCTACAAGCCGGTGCGTCCGGGCGCGCTACGGGCATTGCTGGGGCAGCTGCTCGCGGAAGGGCAGCGGATGGCGGGGTAA
- a CDS encoding uridine monophosphate kinase, with translation MANSTAELEALLMQRPLTDAELQATAEAAANFRILPDATVIKIGGQSVIDRGRSAVYPLVDEIAAARKAHRLLIGTGAGTRARHLYSIAAGLGLPAGVLSQLGSSVADQNAAMLGQLLAKHGVSAVDGAGLSAVPLYLAEVHAVVFSGMPPYTLWMRPPASGVIPPYRTDAGCFLVAEQFGCKQMIYVKDENGLYTANPKTSKDATFIPRISVDEMKAKGLQDSILEFPVLDLLKAARHVREVQIINGLVPGNLTRALAGEHVGTIITAS, from the coding sequence ATGGCCAATTCCACGGCGGAACTTGAGGCTCTGCTGATGCAGCGCCCGCTGACCGACGCCGAGCTTCAGGCGACGGCGGAGGCGGCGGCGAATTTCCGCATCCTCCCCGATGCCACGGTGATCAAGATCGGCGGACAGAGCGTCATCGACCGCGGCCGGTCGGCCGTCTATCCGCTGGTGGACGAGATCGCGGCGGCGCGCAAGGCGCACCGGCTGCTGATCGGCACCGGCGCCGGAACCCGCGCCCGCCACCTCTACTCCATCGCCGCCGGCCTCGGCCTGCCGGCGGGCGTGCTGTCGCAGCTCGGCTCGTCGGTCGCCGACCAGAACGCCGCCATGCTGGGGCAACTGCTCGCCAAACATGGCGTCTCCGCCGTGGACGGCGCCGGCCTGTCGGCGGTGCCGCTCTATCTGGCGGAGGTGCATGCGGTGGTGTTCAGCGGCATGCCGCCCTACACGCTTTGGATGCGTCCGCCGGCCAGCGGGGTCATCCCGCCCTACCGCACCGATGCCGGCTGTTTCCTGGTCGCCGAACAGTTCGGCTGCAAGCAGATGATCTATGTGAAGGACGAGAACGGGCTCTACACCGCCAATCCCAAGACGTCGAAGGACGCCACCTTCATCCCGAGGATCTCGGTCGATGAGATGAAGGCGAAGGGGTTGCAGGATTCGATCCTGGAATTCCCGGTCCTCGACCTGCTGAAGGCCGCGCGCCATGTCCGCGAGGTTCAGATCATCAATGGTCTGGTCCCCGGCAACCTGACCCGTGCGCTGGCCGGCGAGCATGTCGGCACCATCATCACCGCGAGCTGA